The following are from one region of the Acidobacteriota bacterium genome:
- a CDS encoding adenosylcobalamin-dependent ribonucleoside-diphosphate reductase: MPEDVSATDGFTPNALRILKARYFLKDEKGGFLDRSPSDLFRRVASAVSEAEKSPKERKAWAERFFRLMVARDFLPNSPTLTGAGRGMCLSACFVLPIEDSLESIFGTVRNAALVHKEGGGTGFDFSSLRPKGSFVRRTQGVASGPVSFLKVIDAATEAVKQGGTRRGANIGILRVDHPDIEEFIRMKRGGEGIPNFNISVALTDAFMAALARGASYPLRDPRSGKKTGSRKARDIFRMIVEAAWATGDPGLLFIDRINRGNPTRSVGDIRATNPCGEQPLHPYESCNLGSINLANFRRAGAGDGVDWDRLAAVATDAVRFLDDVIEVNRYPLPQIEAMTKANRRIGLGIMGFADLLLQLELRYDSPEALRLASRLARFLRKTADEATRKLGREKGSFPNIDLSVYKGQDRRNATVLTIAPTGTISRLAGCSSSIEPIFAFSFTSRILDGEIRDVHPLFEKWENERPGEPLPPWFVTAHDIAPEGHVRMQAAFQKHVDNSVSKTVNLPHDASEEDVERVFRLAWDLGAKGVTVYRDGCKAGQVLTTDPEGEKRFPRERPMSLPSITDKIKTGFGNLYVTITFLEGKPFEVFASIGKSGYSTMADAEALGRLVSLALRSGVDPREVIFQLKGIGGADPVFTEGGLVQSIPDAMAKILERHVGEVRENPRDFLKNICRQCGASLPDEKCPTCPACGWNKCS; encoded by the coding sequence ATGCCCGAAGACGTTTCCGCAACCGACGGATTTACGCCGAATGCCCTCCGGATTCTGAAAGCCCGCTACTTTCTCAAGGACGAAAAGGGAGGCTTCCTCGATCGCTCGCCGTCCGATCTTTTCCGCCGTGTCGCATCCGCCGTATCCGAGGCGGAAAAATCCCCGAAGGAGCGGAAAGCCTGGGCCGAGCGTTTCTTTCGCCTGATGGTGGCCAGGGATTTCCTTCCCAATTCCCCGACCCTGACCGGCGCGGGCCGCGGCATGTGCCTGAGCGCCTGCTTCGTTCTGCCCATCGAGGACTCGCTGGAATCCATCTTCGGCACGGTCCGCAACGCCGCCCTCGTTCACAAGGAAGGAGGGGGCACCGGATTCGATTTCAGCTCTCTCCGCCCGAAGGGAAGCTTTGTCCGGCGGACCCAGGGCGTTGCCTCGGGCCCGGTGTCGTTCCTCAAGGTCATCGACGCCGCCACCGAAGCCGTCAAACAGGGCGGAACGCGGCGCGGCGCCAATATCGGCATCCTGCGGGTTGACCATCCGGACATCGAGGAGTTCATCCGCATGAAGCGCGGCGGAGAGGGCATTCCCAACTTCAATATCTCCGTCGCCCTGACCGACGCCTTCATGGCCGCCCTGGCCCGGGGCGCATCCTACCCGCTCCGGGATCCGCGGTCGGGAAAGAAGACCGGTTCCCGCAAAGCCCGGGACATTTTCCGCATGATCGTCGAGGCGGCCTGGGCAACGGGCGATCCGGGCCTCCTGTTCATCGACCGCATCAACCGGGGCAATCCGACGCGAAGTGTGGGGGACATCCGGGCCACGAATCCCTGCGGGGAACAGCCCCTTCATCCCTATGAATCCTGCAATCTGGGATCGATCAACCTGGCGAATTTCCGTCGGGCCGGGGCCGGGGACGGCGTCGATTGGGACAGGCTGGCCGCCGTCGCGACCGATGCCGTCCGTTTCCTGGATGACGTCATCGAGGTCAACCGGTATCCTCTCCCCCAGATCGAAGCCATGACCAAGGCCAACCGCCGGATCGGGCTCGGCATCATGGGATTTGCCGATCTCCTCCTGCAACTGGAGCTTCGCTACGATTCCCCCGAAGCCCTGCGCCTGGCCTCCCGCCTGGCCCGCTTTTTGAGAAAGACGGCCGACGAGGCCACCCGGAAACTCGGCCGGGAAAAGGGGAGTTTCCCGAATATCGACCTTTCCGTCTACAAGGGACAGGACCGGAGAAACGCCACCGTCCTGACCATCGCCCCGACGGGAACGATTTCCCGCCTTGCGGGCTGTTCCTCGTCCATCGAGCCGATCTTCGCCTTTTCCTTCACCTCACGCATTTTGGACGGCGAGATCCGCGATGTCCACCCTCTTTTCGAAAAGTGGGAGAATGAGCGTCCCGGAGAACCTCTTCCGCCCTGGTTCGTAACCGCCCATGACATTGCGCCGGAAGGCCACGTCCGGATGCAGGCCGCCTTTCAGAAGCATGTCGACAACTCGGTGTCCAAGACCGTCAACCTGCCGCACGACGCATCGGAAGAGGATGTCGAACGCGTGTTCCGCCTGGCCTGGGATCTCGGCGCCAAGGGCGTCACCGTCTACCGCGACGGCTGCAAGGCCGGACAGGTCCTGACAACCGATCCGGAGGGCGAAAAACGTTTTCCCCGCGAGAGGCCGATGTCGCTGCCGTCGATCACCGACAAGATCAAGACCGGGTTCGGCAACCTCTATGTCACGATCACGTTTCTCGAAGGAAAGCCGTTTGAAGTCTTCGCCTCAATCGGAAAAAGCGGCTACTCGACCATGGCCGACGCCGAGGCCCTGGGCCGTCTTGTATCTCTGGCTCTGCGAAGCGGTGTCGATCCCCGGGAGGTCATCTTTCAGCTCAAGGGCATCGGCGGCGCCGATCCGGTCTTCACCGAGGGCGGCCTCGTCCAGTCCATACCGGACGCCATGGCCAAGATCCTGGAGCGCCACGTCGGCGAGGTCCGGGAAAATCCCCGGGATTTTTTGAAGAACATCTGCCGCCAGTGCGGCGCCTCGCTGCCGGACGAGAAATGTCCGACGTGTCCAGCCTGCGGCTGGAACAAATGCAGTTGA
- a CDS encoding uroporphyrinogen decarboxylase family protein produces the protein MAVRDRFLETLRGGRPNPLPDMEFGYWDKTIAVWHEQGLPRDIRTNADLERHLGLEGLSIIPELPVHIGLFPDFEERVIEEKNGRRLVVDREGALCEKLDFDSTMPRYIRFAVETREDWERLRDERLDPARPGRIGDVRRAADEAHAAGMPVTVHCGSLYGRLRNWMGLENFSLALMTDRDWVEEMMEHLTGLALRLIEDALPGVEADAAWWWEDMCYNHGPLLSPRLFEDLMVPRYRRITDALRRHGVEVNVLDCDGRIDALVPGWLRAGIDVMFPVEAIHTDPLRLRRDFGSRVRMIGGVNKMSLIAGRGAIDREIERLTPLVAEGGIIPCIDHRVPPDVTFENYLYYLERKRTFLL, from the coding sequence ATGGCCGTCCGTGACCGGTTTCTCGAAACCCTGCGGGGCGGAAGACCCAATCCCCTCCCCGACATGGAATTCGGCTATTGGGACAAGACGATCGCCGTCTGGCACGAGCAGGGCCTTCCCCGCGATATCCGAACCAACGCGGACCTTGAGCGGCATCTGGGTCTTGAGGGCCTCTCCATCATTCCCGAGTTGCCCGTGCACATCGGGCTTTTTCCGGATTTCGAAGAGCGGGTGATCGAGGAAAAGAACGGCCGGCGCCTCGTCGTCGACAGGGAAGGCGCCTTGTGCGAAAAACTGGACTTCGACTCGACCATGCCCCGCTATATCCGCTTTGCCGTGGAGACCCGGGAGGATTGGGAACGTCTCCGGGACGAAAGGCTCGATCCCGCCCGCCCCGGACGGATCGGCGACGTCCGCCGGGCCGCCGATGAAGCCCACGCCGCGGGCATGCCCGTGACCGTCCACTGCGGCTCCCTTTACGGCCGACTCCGGAACTGGATGGGTCTTGAAAATTTTTCGCTGGCCCTGATGACCGATCGGGACTGGGTCGAGGAGATGATGGAACATCTGACCGGCCTGGCTCTCCGCCTTATCGAAGACGCCCTGCCCGGTGTCGAGGCCGACGCCGCCTGGTGGTGGGAGGATATGTGCTACAACCACGGACCTCTGCTTTCGCCCCGGCTCTTTGAAGACCTCATGGTCCCACGCTACCGCCGCATCACGGACGCACTCCGGCGGCACGGCGTCGAGGTCAACGTCCTCGACTGCGACGGGCGGATCGATGCCCTTGTCCCCGGCTGGCTTCGGGCCGGGATCGACGTCATGTTCCCGGTCGAGGCGATTCACACCGATCCCCTCCGCCTGCGGCGGGATTTCGGAAGCCGGGTTCGCATGATCGGCGGCGTGAACAAAATGAGCCTCATCGCCGGACGCGGGGCCATCGACAGGGAAATCGAGCGCCTCACGCCGCTTGTCGCCGAGGGCGGCATCATCCCCTGCATCGACCACCGGGTTCCCCCCGACGTCACCTTCGAAAACTACCTCTATTACCTCGAACGCAAACGCACGTTTCTCCTCTGA
- a CDS encoding helix-turn-helix domain-containing protein, which produces MASKDSGSPPDLQSWKEIASYLGCDERTCQRWEKEFDLPVRRLGAGPRSRVFARKREIDAWLESRLGTSSLSAEIAGAISKSHSHARPSQTQTSSLKSKSLLRLPVVGGVLAVAATALLFLGFPEKRLPADYRVEETVLVMLDAEGRDLWRYETTLIDPLTTPLLGPKSNSRIIDKEGMQSLPRLLIRDLTGDGRPEVLFYPTDDSGRPAGGLLCFNARGRLLWTFDPGRPVTFGSQTYGSEYYGRFASLDLDGDGRHKILLISNPRGFFPTVASLLDAEGRLLGEYWNSGHIQDIGAFDIDGDGRNEIIMGAMNNEYREAVLIALDPEDMGGASPQQNPHYTNLELGPGKEKYYVRFPRNAIDDALTRISAVQFLMIQPADRILIVTLEPSTIQYNLNFGSNNFSPRISHGFEITYSDLFKQGRIAEPFDREALRSKLGEDIFWWDGENWSREPTLTKYWREKQASRPGVRQPEI; this is translated from the coding sequence ATGGCGTCCAAAGACAGCGGTTCACCCCCCGATCTTCAATCCTGGAAGGAAATCGCCTCTTACCTGGGATGCGACGAGCGAACCTGCCAAAGATGGGAAAAAGAGTTCGACCTTCCGGTTCGAAGATTGGGAGCCGGTCCCCGGTCCCGGGTCTTCGCCCGCAAGCGGGAGATCGACGCCTGGTTGGAGTCCCGGCTTGGGACAAGCTCGTTATCGGCAGAAATTGCGGGTGCGATCTCAAAGAGTCACAGTCACGCTCGTCCGTCTCAAACCCAAACTTCGTCACTCAAATCCAAATCCCTCCTCCGGCTTCCGGTTGTCGGCGGCGTCCTGGCCGTCGCCGCGACCGCTCTGCTTTTCCTCGGGTTCCCGGAAAAACGCCTGCCGGCCGATTACCGGGTTGAGGAGACCGTTCTTGTAATGCTCGACGCCGAGGGCCGGGATTTATGGCGTTACGAGACAACGCTTATCGACCCCTTGACAACGCCCCTTCTCGGACCGAAGTCAAACAGCCGGATTATCGACAAGGAGGGAATGCAGAGCCTTCCCCGCCTGTTAATCCGGGACCTGACCGGCGACGGCCGGCCTGAAGTCCTCTTTTACCCGACGGATGACTCGGGCCGCCCGGCCGGGGGACTCCTCTGTTTCAACGCCAGGGGCCGCCTTCTCTGGACGTTCGATCCCGGCCGGCCCGTCACGTTCGGTTCCCAAACTTACGGATCGGAGTATTACGGCCGATTTGCTTCTCTGGATCTCGACGGCGACGGCCGCCACAAGATCCTGCTCATTTCCAATCCCCGGGGATTTTTCCCGACTGTCGCGTCCCTTCTCGACGCCGAAGGCCGGCTCCTGGGCGAATACTGGAACTCGGGACACATTCAAGACATCGGTGCGTTCGATATCGACGGCGACGGACGCAATGAAATCATCATGGGTGCCATGAATAATGAATACCGGGAGGCGGTCCTGATCGCGCTGGATCCCGAGGACATGGGGGGAGCATCTCCCCAGCAAAATCCCCATTACACCAATCTCGAGTTGGGCCCGGGGAAAGAAAAATATTATGTCCGTTTTCCCCGTAACGCGATCGACGACGCCCTGACCAGGATCTCCGCCGTCCAGTTTTTGATGATTCAACCGGCCGACCGGATCCTGATCGTTACGCTAGAACCGTCCACGATTCAATACAACTTGAACTTCGGATCGAACAATTTTTCCCCGCGGATTTCTCACGGGTTTGAAATAACCTACTCCGATTTGTTCAAACAAGGCCGGATCGCCGAACCATTCGACAGAGAGGCCCTCCGTTCGAAACTCGGCGAGGATATCTTCTGGTGGGACGGCGAAAACTGGTCGCGGGAACCGACTCTGACCAAATACTGGCGGGAGAAACAAGCCTCCCGGCCGGGCGTCCGGCAGCCGGAGATCTGA
- a CDS encoding (Fe-S)-binding protein codes for MAGKQPPKIEDFLEKRLIAATNEDLEKARAAFRAKLGRDEAALLNSCIHCGLCAEACHYYLSDPQPENLPAYKLGLVIKVFKRHFTPSGRLAPGWVGAKDLDADRVREWIDALFGRCSLCGRCSLSCTMGIGISSLIRTARGLLTSLDLVPSGLDSTVKTAVEKGNNMGIDREDWVETVDWLSEELRTETGDPEASLPMDKTGSRVLYTVNPREPKFFPLSLLAAARIFHAAGESWTLSSADFDATNYGLYSGDDEVSALLSGRLLKTAVALGAEALILPECGHGFNSNRWEAPEWIGRAHPVDVRSILEVTVDYVKQGRIRLDPARNPKKTTLHDPCNLVRLGGVAEEQRFLLKRAATDFVEMTPNREKNYCCGGGGGQLSMTAFADRRIKAGGIKAEQIRKTGAQVVATPCHNCIDQLLELNKFYKLGVEIRTVSEIVADALILDTPDRRD; via the coding sequence ATGGCCGGAAAACAACCGCCGAAAATTGAAGATTTTCTGGAGAAACGCCTGATCGCTGCAACCAACGAGGATCTCGAAAAAGCCCGGGCCGCTTTCCGGGCGAAACTCGGCCGCGATGAGGCCGCCCTCCTCAACTCCTGCATTCACTGCGGACTCTGCGCCGAGGCCTGCCATTATTATCTGTCCGATCCGCAGCCGGAAAATCTGCCGGCTTACAAACTCGGGCTCGTCATCAAAGTCTTCAAACGCCATTTCACGCCATCCGGCCGTCTGGCCCCGGGCTGGGTGGGTGCCAAGGATCTGGACGCCGACAGGGTCCGCGAGTGGATCGATGCCCTCTTCGGCCGCTGTTCCCTTTGCGGCCGCTGCAGCCTGAGCTGCACCATGGGCATCGGGATCTCCTCTCTCATCCGCACGGCCCGCGGTCTTCTGACGTCTCTCGATCTTGTGCCTTCCGGGTTGGATTCCACGGTCAAAACGGCCGTCGAAAAGGGCAACAACATGGGGATCGACAGGGAAGACTGGGTGGAAACGGTCGACTGGCTGAGTGAAGAGCTGAGGACGGAAACCGGCGATCCTGAAGCGAGCCTGCCCATGGACAAGACCGGGTCGCGTGTTCTTTACACCGTGAATCCGCGGGAACCCAAATTTTTCCCGCTCTCCCTTCTCGCGGCGGCCAGGATTTTTCATGCCGCGGGCGAAAGTTGGACGCTGTCATCCGCGGATTTCGACGCCACGAATTACGGGCTCTACTCCGGAGACGACGAGGTCTCCGCGCTGCTGTCCGGACGGCTTCTGAAAACGGCCGTTGCGCTGGGCGCCGAAGCCCTGATTCTCCCCGAATGCGGCCACGGCTTCAATTCCAACCGCTGGGAAGCGCCGGAATGGATCGGCCGGGCCCATCCCGTCGATGTCCGGAGCATTCTTGAAGTCACGGTCGATTACGTGAAACAGGGTCGCATCCGGCTGGATCCGGCCCGCAATCCCAAGAAAACGACTCTCCACGACCCCTGCAATCTCGTCCGCCTCGGCGGCGTGGCCGAAGAACAACGGTTTCTCCTTAAGCGAGCCGCGACCGATTTCGTCGAGATGACGCCCAACAGAGAAAAGAATTACTGCTGCGGCGGGGGCGGCGGCCAGCTGTCCATGACCGCCTTCGCCGACCGGCGGATCAAAGCCGGAGGCATCAAGGCCGAGCAGATTCGGAAGACCGGGGCCCAGGTGGTGGCCACACCCTGCCACAACTGCATCGACCAGCTTCTCGAGCTCAACAAGTTTTACAAGCTCGGTGTCGAGATCCGGACGGTCTCTGAAATCGTCGCCGACGCCTTGATCCTTGACACGCCCGATCGCCGGGATTAG
- a CDS encoding Fur family transcriptional regulator has protein sequence MPGRFGKRSGFRGQVARWTAPRQAIYDCLSREKRHVSAKDIYAALRKTNPEIGLTTVYRTLDLLFRSGAVDRVSAGDGHSRYELKTGSSEDHHHHLICTSCGLIIDYMDFEAEELELVKKTEAVLARKYDFQIRDHNIEFVGLCGRCRKQKGENP, from the coding sequence ATGCCCGGCCGTTTCGGAAAACGCAGCGGGTTCCGGGGGCAGGTTGCGCGCTGGACCGCCCCGAGGCAGGCGATCTACGACTGCCTCAGCCGCGAGAAGCGCCATGTCAGTGCCAAGGACATTTACGCCGCCCTGAGAAAAACCAATCCTGAGATCGGTTTGACCACGGTCTACCGGACGCTCGATCTTCTCTTTCGGTCAGGCGCCGTCGACCGCGTCAGTGCCGGAGACGGCCACTCCCGTTACGAACTCAAAACCGGCTCGTCCGAAGATCACCACCACCATCTCATCTGCACGTCCTGCGGCCTGATCATCGATTACATGGATTTCGAGGCCGAGGAACTCGAACTCGTAAAAAAAACCGAGGCGGTCCTGGCCCGGAAGTACGATTTTCAAATCCGGGACCACAACATCGAATTTGTCGGCCTCTGCGGCCGATGCCGAAAACAAAAAGGAGAAAACCCGTGA
- a CDS encoding aminotransferase class I/II-fold pyridoxal phosphate-dependent enzyme, with amino-acid sequence MKSHLSKHAATNVIHAGQEPDPIYGGVSVPIYQSSTFAFRSAEHGAALFDGSEKGYIYTRIGNPTTRALEDCVAALEGGCGALGTATGMAAVTTIYQAFLEQGAHVVSTASVYGPSRTVLEKEYSRFGVTADFIDTSRLDLVEKALRPETKLLFIETPANPTLLISDLRACARLARERGIVMAVDNTFASPILQNPLALGADIVFHSLTKFLNGHSDVVGGILIAREEEIFNRLRKVLILMGGTMDPHQSWLVLRGVKTLALRVERSQENAEKLALMIRNHPKIAWVNYPGLEDHPQHALAREQMKGFGSLICFGLKGGFEAGRKMINSVRLCTLAVSLGGIETLIQHPASMTHAGVSSEERQKAGITEDLIRLSVGCEAWEDIWEDLEQALSKA; translated from the coding sequence GTGAAGTCCCATCTTTCCAAGCACGCGGCGACCAACGTCATCCACGCCGGACAGGAGCCGGATCCGATCTACGGCGGGGTGTCCGTCCCCATCTACCAGTCTTCGACGTTTGCGTTTCGTTCGGCCGAACACGGCGCGGCGCTTTTCGACGGCTCCGAAAAAGGCTACATCTACACCCGGATCGGGAACCCGACCACCCGGGCCCTGGAGGATTGCGTGGCCGCCCTTGAGGGCGGGTGCGGCGCTCTCGGCACGGCCACCGGCATGGCCGCCGTGACGACCATCTACCAGGCTTTTCTGGAGCAGGGCGCCCATGTCGTCAGTACGGCCTCGGTCTACGGCCCGTCGCGGACCGTTCTCGAAAAAGAATACTCGCGTTTCGGCGTCACGGCGGACTTCATTGACACCTCGCGCCTCGACCTGGTCGAAAAAGCCCTGCGGCCGGAGACGAAACTTCTCTTCATCGAAACCCCGGCCAATCCAACCCTGCTGATCTCGGACCTCCGGGCCTGTGCCCGACTGGCCCGCGAGCGGGGGATCGTCATGGCCGTGGACAACACCTTCGCCAGCCCCATTCTTCAGAATCCCCTGGCCCTCGGCGCCGACATCGTTTTCCACAGCTTGACCAAATTCCTCAACGGCCACAGCGATGTCGTCGGCGGGATTCTCATCGCCCGGGAGGAAGAGATCTTCAACCGCCTGCGCAAGGTGCTCATCCTCATGGGCGGCACCATGGATCCCCACCAGTCCTGGCTTGTCCTGCGTGGTGTCAAAACCCTGGCCCTCCGGGTCGAGCGGTCCCAGGAAAACGCCGAAAAGCTGGCCCTCATGATCAGGAATCATCCCAAAATCGCCTGGGTCAACTACCCGGGACTTGAAGATCATCCCCAGCACGCTCTGGCCCGCGAACAGATGAAGGGATTCGGCTCGCTGATCTGCTTCGGCCTCAAGGGCGGATTCGAGGCGGGCCGAAAAATGATCAATTCCGTTCGGTTGTGCACTCTGGCCGTTTCGCTCGGCGGCATCGAAACGCTGATCCAGCACCCCGCCTCGATGACCCACGCCGGCGTCTCCTCCGAGGAGCGCCAAAAAGCCGGAATCACCGAAGACCTGATCCGGCTGTCCGTCGGCTGCGAGGCCTGGGAAGACATTTGGGAGGACCTGGAACAAGCCCTGTCCAAGGCCTGA
- a CDS encoding glycoside hydrolase family 127 protein, giving the protein MIRRRDFLTCMSVGTAAAAVPFWASMRMSSKSSGRAVENDTPPAGLHDPAFRPLPLTSIRPEGWLRRQLRIQADGLTGHLDEFWPDVARSRWFGGDADGWERAPYWMDGAIPLAWLLDDAPLKTRLQGYVEHILAHQREDGWFEPFPEDWRKPRDGRPYDLWAIQLADKVLGQYAEITGDERVWAAVEKNLKAMNALIDHQPLFNWGRFRWFEALIPIFALYERTGAAWLLDLARKLHDQGFDYPAFYRGEDVTVPNPRRGLWKWTKHVVNTGMAAKAQALWWRASGRAEDRRFPYAMLELLDRHHGQATGVFTGDECLAGKNPIQGTELCAVLEFMYSLEHILAAFGDPVFGDRLEKVAFNALPATFSPDMWAHQYDQQANQVQCTINPDHLFTTNGQESNIYGLEPNFGCCTANMHQGWPKFAAHLWMRGPAGELVAAAYAPSTVDFEAAGVPVAVTCDTDYPFRDTLRFKVRAERPARFPLLFRIPAWAEGAVLEGVGIMTEHPKPGGFHRLDREWTGTTELSLTLPMRPVVTRRYNDAVAVERGPLVYALRIGEKWTRVNEDKPHREPPHADWEVRPETPWNYGLLVNEKNPEKSLRFEERPVGERPFSPEGAGMAAWAKGRKLPDWRLLHGWAGEIVPGDRESSEPLEDIELIPYGCTNIRITEFPKLKS; this is encoded by the coding sequence ATGATCAGACGGAGAGATTTTCTGACTTGCATGAGTGTCGGCACGGCGGCCGCGGCCGTTCCCTTTTGGGCCTCGATGCGAATGTCTTCGAAGAGCTCAGGACGGGCCGTGGAGAACGACACTCCGCCCGCCGGGCTCCATGACCCCGCCTTCCGTCCCCTCCCCCTGACCTCCATCCGCCCGGAGGGCTGGCTGCGCCGCCAGCTCCGGATCCAGGCCGACGGTCTGACCGGCCATCTCGACGAGTTCTGGCCCGATGTCGCCCGCAGCCGCTGGTTCGGCGGCGATGCCGACGGCTGGGAGCGCGCCCCCTACTGGATGGACGGGGCCATCCCGCTGGCCTGGCTTCTGGACGACGCGCCCCTCAAGACAAGGCTTCAGGGATATGTCGAGCACATCCTTGCTCACCAGAGGGAGGACGGCTGGTTCGAGCCGTTCCCCGAGGATTGGAGGAAACCGCGAGACGGGCGTCCTTACGATCTCTGGGCCATTCAACTGGCCGACAAGGTCCTCGGCCAGTATGCCGAGATCACGGGAGACGAGCGGGTTTGGGCGGCCGTCGAAAAAAACCTGAAGGCCATGAATGCCCTGATCGACCACCAGCCGCTCTTCAACTGGGGCCGGTTCCGCTGGTTCGAGGCGCTCATTCCGATCTTCGCCCTTTATGAAAGAACGGGCGCGGCCTGGCTTCTCGACCTGGCCCGAAAGCTCCACGACCAGGGCTTCGACTACCCCGCCTTCTACCGAGGCGAAGACGTTACGGTTCCCAATCCCCGCCGCGGCCTGTGGAAATGGACCAAACACGTCGTCAACACGGGGATGGCCGCAAAAGCCCAGGCTCTGTGGTGGCGCGCCTCCGGCCGGGCGGAGGACCGCCGTTTTCCTTATGCCATGCTCGAACTTTTGGACCGGCATCACGGCCAGGCAACGGGCGTTTTCACGGGGGACGAGTGTCTGGCCGGAAAGAATCCGATCCAGGGCACCGAGCTCTGCGCCGTCCTCGAGTTTATGTATTCTCTCGAACATATCCTGGCCGCCTTCGGCGATCCGGTCTTCGGCGACCGCCTCGAGAAAGTCGCCTTCAACGCCCTCCCGGCCACATTCTCGCCGGACATGTGGGCCCACCAGTACGACCAGCAGGCGAACCAGGTCCAGTGCACGATCAACCCCGACCACCTGTTCACGACCAACGGCCAGGAATCCAACATTTACGGCCTGGAGCCGAACTTCGGCTGCTGCACGGCCAACATGCACCAGGGCTGGCCCAAGTTCGCCGCCCATTTGTGGATGCGGGGGCCGGCCGGTGAACTCGTCGCCGCGGCCTATGCCCCGAGCACGGTCGACTTCGAGGCGGCAGGCGTTCCCGTTGCCGTGACCTGCGACACGGACTATCCCTTCCGGGACACGCTGCGGTTCAAGGTCCGGGCCGAGCGTCCGGCGCGGTTCCCCCTTCTCTTCAGGATTCCGGCCTGGGCCGAAGGCGCCGTCCTCGAAGGCGTGGGGATCATGACCGAACATCCCAAGCCCGGCGGCTTCCACCGGCTGGACCGGGAATGGACGGGAACGACGGAGCTTTCGCTCACACTGCCGATGCGGCCCGTCGTCACGCGGCGCTACAACGACGCCGTCGCCGTCGAAAGAGGACCGCTTGTCTACGCTCTTCGGATCGGAGAAAAGTGGACCCGGGTCAATGAGGACAAGCCCCACCGCGAACCGCCGCATGCCGACTGGGAGGTCAGGCCGGAGACGCCGTGGAATTACGGCCTTCTCGTCAACGAGAAGAATCCGGAAAAAAGCCTCCGCTTCGAGGAGCGGCCGGTCGGAGAACGGCCGTTTTCTCCCGAGGGCGCAGGGATGGCCGCATGGGCCAAGGGCCGGAAGCTCCCTGATTGGCGGCTTCTCCACGGTTGGGCGGGCGAGATCGTCCCCGGCGACCGGGAGTCGTCCGAGCCTCTCGAGGACATCGAGCTCATCCCCTACGGCTGCACGAACATCCGGATTACGGAATTCCCGAAACTCAAATCGTAG
- a CDS encoding desulfoferrodoxin, with amino-acid sequence MTKRAQVWKCDICGNIIEVLHAGAEALVCCGQPMIFMEEHNADKTVEKHVPIIESSGTGVKVTVGSTLHPMTDEHYIEWIEVINGPYIQRKYLKPGDPPVAEFYVPFSDKLVAREYCNIHGNWTTQN; translated from the coding sequence ATGACGAAAAGAGCCCAAGTTTGGAAATGCGACATCTGCGGCAATATTATCGAGGTCCTGCATGCCGGAGCCGAAGCCCTGGTCTGCTGCGGACAGCCGATGATCTTCATGGAGGAGCACAACGCCGACAAAACCGTCGAAAAGCATGTCCCGATCATCGAGTCCTCCGGCACAGGCGTCAAGGTCACCGTCGGTTCGACGCTGCACCCCATGACGGACGAACACTACATCGAATGGATCGAAGTCATCAACGGCCCCTACATTCAGAGAAAATACCTGAAGCCCGGAGACCCGCCGGTCGCCGAGTTTTACGTGCCCTTCAGCGACAAGCTTGTGGCCCGGGAATACTGCAACATCCACGGCAATTGGACGACACAGAATTAA
- a CDS encoding bifunctional 4-hydroxy-2-oxoglutarate aldolase/2-dehydro-3-deoxy-phosphogluconate aldolase, producing the protein MNRQTVLDILLETKIVAVVRMKERRKLESAVRALRAGGIKAVEITLTTPGALEAVASLIEERKAAEFTVGAGTVLDAASAEEAVRAGAEFLVSPITDTGMIEVGRRAECLVAPGAFTPTEIVQALRAGADIVKIFPATSLGPQFFKDIRGPLPGARLMPTGGVTPENAPDFIRAGACCVGIGTALLDAATLTAEDWDGLTRKTRALVESLRKT; encoded by the coding sequence ATGAATCGACAGACCGTCCTCGACATCCTTCTGGAAACGAAAATCGTCGCGGTCGTCCGCATGAAGGAACGCCGAAAACTCGAATCCGCCGTCCGGGCTCTGCGCGCGGGCGGAATCAAAGCCGTCGAGATCACCTTGACAACTCCGGGAGCGCTGGAGGCCGTCGCTTCCCTGATCGAGGAAAGAAAGGCCGCGGAGTTCACGGTCGGGGCGGGCACCGTTCTGGACGCCGCGTCGGCCGAAGAGGCCGTCCGGGCCGGCGCGGAATTCCTGGTCTCGCCGATTACGGACACGGGGATGATTGAAGTGGGCCGCCGCGCCGAATGCCTGGTTGCACCCGGCGCCTTCACGCCGACGGAAATCGTTCAAGCCCTGCGGGCCGGCGCGGACATCGTCAAGATCTTTCCGGCGACCTCACTCGGGCCTCAGTTTTTCAAGGACATCCGGGGTCCTCTGCCCGGCGCCCGGCTGATGCCCACGGGCGGCGTCACCCCGGAAAACGCCCCGGACTTCATCCGCGCCGGGGCCTGCTGTGTCGGGATCGGAACAGCACTCCTGGATGCCGCAACTCTCACGGCCGAGGACTGGGACGGACTGACCCGCAAGACCCGAGCGTTGGTCGAAAGCCTCAGAAAAACCTGA